Below is a genomic region from Polyodon spathula isolate WHYD16114869_AA unplaced genomic scaffold, ASM1765450v1 scaffolds_1330, whole genome shotgun sequence.
ATACTTGCTGGTTTTGATAACAGTGTGCAGTTATATTTCATATTCTGGAGGTGTGTTTTAATttaggatttttttcttttttattgaggACCCCTGGTATCAATTATGACTTTGAGAAGAATGAAGGAAACCCGTTCCATTATTTTAGTTATGGAGTGGCCTGCTCTGAAACTGAAATTGACTGTTTAACTGGTGACCATAAGGTAAGTGTTAAACAGACTGAAAGAATGTAGAACTTTTATTTACGTTGGTAATTAAGTTTTGGGTGCTGTTAATTGAGACTCGTTTTTGGATCCAGTTTTCAACTGAGTTGCTGAATTAATCTGATGGTAATTTGAATAAATATCTTTGGGAGACATCACATTatcaaaacacagtcaacaaTGCAAAGTACATTTATAAGATGCTAATCTATAATCAAGACCATTCTTTGTCAGTTTTTTAGATTTAGTTGGAAAAGCAATGCTTAGTTGTAGTACCCGAGTCTTTTTGTAATACAATGTGTGTGAAGACACAGATAACAAGGTTtagtattttttacttttttctccAGAACCTCTGTACTTGGATAGTAATGGATGTTGGCCTCAGTCTCAATCCAGCCATAGATATTGGGCAGGTATGGAATTTAATTTTTATTCTACTGTAACATTGCAGGGCTTGGGTTTTGTAAAGTATAATTGAATATAGAATTTATTTGTAAGTcatgttttaaacaattttgCAATACCCTTCTCTTTATAACAAATACAACTAAAAAgagaaatagattttttgtttCAAACTCCAGCTATTGCGAACACTGGTTGATCCTTGTGATTGGTTTTCACCTGGTCACGCTGGTTGAAAGATTGTAAGCCGACTAAAGGGctggtttaaaaaagtaaaaaaagtacaTTCTCTTTATTGCCTCATTACTGTAAACTAGCTGGATACCCGGTAAGAAACTAGTTAATGTACATTCTAGTTCCCAGCAACAGCTTGCCAGTAGTTGCTGGTATTTTCAGCAGGGAGATACCTGGAGGAATACAATAATGGAACTTTGATATTTGGGTTCTTGTGGTGTTCTAAGATTGAAGGTGCATTCATGCAAGGAGTTGGTCTGTTCACCCTGGAGGAGCTGCGCTATTCTCCAGATGGGAATTTGTACACAAGAGGGCCTGGTATGTACAAGATTCCTGGGTTCGGTGACATCCCCACTGAGTTCAATGTGTCGCTCCTCCGAGAGGCACCCAACAGCAAAGCCATTTACTCTTCCAAGGTAAGGGACTTTCAAGGCTTTTCTCAAACTTAACTCCAACCAGTTTCTctgaaaaaaacagactttagAGTAATACGAAGCAAGAATAGGTAATATTGTTCTGGACTTAGAAATGCCTAGAAAGACACTTTTTTTCTCACAAACTGAGGAAACTAATGAAACTCCAAGCACTATGGACCAACCAGGCATTTACCTTTTGATGGTCTAAGTTCAAGAAAGACTTTACTTCCCTGCATCTCTGCATTAGCTTAATCACAGAGGGATAGATAGAAATCAACATGTAAGCTTTTAGACAGATTAACTGATACCCCAGAAAGGCTTAATTGTAAAGACTTGCTGCAGCTGTATTTTGCTTTTATCTTGAAATTTGGTCATCCATTTGTGCAAGAACGTGGTATAAATATTTGATAGTCTTATAATGTGATTGGTTGGGAGAATGAATGCAATGTGTTTACCCAAATGCATATCATGGTGACCTGCTCTTTCACTGCACTGCTACCTGGAATTGAAGCCAGCCACTTGAAACATTGTAAATTATATAATGTAATGGTAAATTATGAGActgttgtggtttttatttttttagtactgCATGTCAGCTCTGAGTGGGTTTAAACTTGTTTAACTTCATTGCAGGCTGTCGGGGAACCACCGCTTTTCCTTGCCTCGTCTGTGTTTTTCGCCATTAAAGATGCCATCTATGCTGCTAGGACCGAATCAGGCCTGAGAGGCCCATTCCAACTGGACAGTCCTGCTACTCCAGAGAGAATACGCACTGcttgtgctgacaacttcaccaAGTCTGGTTAGTCTTTCTCCTTTGTGACACCGCAgattatttgggggggggggggggggggtaatgggaGCTCGCCCTCACTCGGGGGAATGGGGGGGCTATCAGTTGGCCTAtactgtgtaaaatgtatttattaacaatgatGTTCACCACTACTATTTATCCAAAACTATT
It encodes:
- the LOC121309560 gene encoding xanthine dehydrogenase/oxidase-like, which translates into the protein MGQGLHTKMAQVASKVLQIPISKIHISETSTNTVPNTSPTAASVSSDLNGMAIYNACQILLKRLEPYRDQNPKGSWEAWVKAAYLDSVSLSATGYYKTPGINYDFEKNEGNPFHYFSYGVACSETEIDCLTGDHKNLCTWIVMDVGLSLNPAIDIGQIEGAFMQGVGLFTLEELRYSPDGNLYTRGPGMYKIPGFGDIPTEFNVSLLREAPNSKAIYSSKAVGEPPLFLASSVFFAIKDAIYAARTESGLRGPFQLDSPATPERIRTACADNFTKSEAGSSLTSPLEFLGLKEETGLVVKLEDVP